From a region of the Tissierellales bacterium genome:
- a CDS encoding cupin domain-containing protein, with protein sequence MYTADYFIKKLDMNSHPEGGFYKETFVSEQDITDNDLDVNFEGSRRLWSSIYFLLEDGEVSNFHRLKSDEMWYYQAGSPLTIYMISPDGKLKEEKLGLDIENGEKPQVLVRKNYIFGSAMNNEGYALVGCMVSPGFEFEDFELFEREYLLNEYPQYEELIVKLTR encoded by the coding sequence TTGTATACAGCAGACTATTTTATCAAAAAATTGGACATGAATTCTCACCCCGAAGGTGGATTTTATAAAGAAACATTTGTTTCAGAGCAAGATATCACAGACAATGATTTAGATGTAAATTTTGAAGGTTCTAGAAGGTTGTGGTCAAGTATTTATTTTTTATTGGAAGATGGAGAAGTTTCAAATTTTCACAGACTTAAATCGGATGAAATGTGGTATTATCAAGCGGGTTCGCCGCTGACGATATACATGATTTCTCCTGATGGAAAGCTTAAAGAGGAGAAGCTTGGATTGGATATTGAAAATGGAGAAAAGCCCCAAGTTTTAGTTCGTAAAAACTATATATTTGGATCTGCAATGAATAATGAAGGGTATGCCCTTGTCGGATGCATGGTTTCTCCTGGATTTGAGTTCGAGGATTTTGAGTTGTTTGAGAGAGAATATCTTTTGAATGAGTATCCTCAGTATGAAGAGCTTATTGTTAAATTGACAAGGTAG